A genomic window from Aestuariirhabdus litorea includes:
- a CDS encoding tetratricopeptide repeat protein: protein MTPGPRKAIPGILATLLLTGCTTTPPSPEAAPRGYHDIHPITRQQAPTIPFEKETLYALLVAEFAGHRERLDISLGNYLEQANHTRDPGIAERALRIAHYIGARQAALEAARIWAETDPDNRQALETYALELANAGDLTESANLMQRVLDLGGDTHFDLLAARAETLPPPQRQAMQAMIEETLRDHPDHVQLMLARALLLEHDQQYDEALEQLQQLLRADPHNRQGRLHKNRLLHRIGRNQEAADNLKKALADSPQDQRLRLLYGRVLLELGQPEDALSQFKRLHERSPNDSDLTLSIALTALEGNQLEEAERYLNLLLQQGEQEDSAHYYLGRLAENRDQWQEARDHYLQVGGGEEFLPAYSQLSKLLADRERWSEAQLYLRQARDQYPQFRIPLFMLESEVLIEQREYDAADTTLSEALELYPRNTRLLYARAMLADKNSDLEKLERDLRTILEIDPEHAIALNALGYTLADRTDRYQEAAELVRKAMALNPNDPAVIDSMGWVEFRLGHYESALKLLEQAYALMPDHEIAAHLVEVLWVMERRQQALELWQKALQQYPDSELLKAVMERLNPS from the coding sequence ATGACACCAGGCCCACGAAAGGCGATTCCCGGCATCCTAGCAACCCTGCTGCTGACAGGCTGTACAACCACCCCCCCTTCCCCTGAGGCGGCGCCGCGAGGGTATCATGACATTCACCCCATCACCCGCCAGCAGGCGCCGACTATTCCCTTCGAGAAGGAGACGCTCTACGCCTTGCTGGTCGCCGAGTTCGCCGGCCACCGGGAGCGGCTCGACATCAGCCTTGGCAACTACCTGGAGCAGGCTAACCATACCCGCGACCCCGGAATCGCCGAGCGCGCCCTGCGTATTGCCCACTATATAGGTGCGCGCCAGGCCGCCCTCGAAGCCGCCCGGATCTGGGCCGAAACCGACCCCGATAACCGTCAGGCACTGGAGACCTATGCCCTTGAACTGGCCAACGCCGGCGACCTGACCGAATCGGCCAACCTGATGCAGCGCGTTCTCGACCTCGGGGGCGACACCCACTTCGACCTGCTGGCCGCCCGCGCCGAAACTCTTCCTCCACCCCAACGCCAGGCTATGCAGGCGATGATCGAGGAGACGCTGCGCGACCATCCCGACCACGTCCAACTGATGCTGGCTCGGGCGCTGCTGCTTGAGCATGACCAGCAGTACGATGAGGCCCTTGAACAGCTGCAACAACTGCTCCGTGCCGACCCCCACAACCGTCAGGGACGGCTGCACAAAAACCGCCTGCTGCATCGCATCGGCCGCAACCAGGAGGCGGCGGACAACCTGAAAAAGGCGCTCGCCGACAGCCCCCAGGATCAACGCCTGCGACTGCTCTACGGGCGGGTACTACTGGAGCTGGGTCAACCCGAAGACGCCCTGTCCCAGTTCAAGCGCTTGCATGAGCGCTCTCCCAACGACAGCGACCTGACCCTCTCGATCGCCCTCACCGCACTGGAGGGCAACCAGCTGGAGGAGGCGGAGCGCTACCTGAACCTGCTTCTGCAGCAAGGCGAGCAGGAGGACAGCGCACACTATTACCTGGGTCGGCTGGCGGAAAATCGCGACCAGTGGCAGGAGGCGCGCGACCACTACCTCCAGGTTGGCGGCGGTGAAGAGTTTCTGCCCGCCTACAGCCAGCTCAGCAAGCTTTTGGCCGACCGCGAACGCTGGTCCGAGGCACAGCTGTACCTGCGCCAGGCGCGGGACCAGTACCCGCAGTTTCGTATCCCGCTGTTTATGCTCGAGTCGGAGGTCCTGATTGAGCAGCGCGAGTACGATGCCGCCGACACCACCCTCAGCGAAGCATTGGAGCTCTACCCACGTAACACCCGACTGCTCTATGCCCGCGCCATGCTGGCCGATAAAAATTCCGACCTCGAGAAGCTGGAGCGCGACCTGCGAACCATTCTCGAGATCGACCCCGAGCACGCCATCGCCCTCAACGCCCTGGGCTACACCCTGGCCGATCGCACCGATCGCTACCAGGAGGCGGCCGAGCTGGTGCGCAAAGCCATGGCCCTCAACCCCAACGACCCCGCCGTAATCGACAGCATGGGTTGGGTGGAGTTTCGCCTTGGCCACTACGAAAGCGCGCTCAAACTGCTCGAGCAGGCCTACGCCCTGATGCCCGATCATGAGATCGCCGCCCACCTGGTGGAGGTGTTATGGGTGATGGAGCGCCGCCAGCAAGCCCTTGAGTTGTGGCAAAAAGCGCTGCAGCAATACCCCGACAGCGAGCTGCTCAAAGCGGTCATGGAACGCCTGAACCCCAGCTGA
- the prmC gene encoding peptide chain release factor N(5)-glutamine methyltransferase: MKRTIAQWLETDHGLGAVSDTPRLDLELLLCRVLGKERSYLFTWPDAALDAAQQAALEGLLQRRLAGEPIAYITGQQGFWSLDLEVNSSTLIPRPETELLVEVALSLLADRAGSPCRVADLGSGSGAIALALACERPAWSLVGVDRVAEAVALANNNAERLRLPNACFVQGNWCSGLALPAFDLVVSNPPYIDAADPHLGQGDVRFEPRSALVAGQQGLADIRTISEQARDYLSPGGWLLFEHGFEQGAAVRELMQSLGYAEVATRQDLAGLDRVTLGRWMERGEAGK; this comes from the coding sequence ATGAAGCGCACGATTGCCCAGTGGCTAGAGACGGATCACGGCCTGGGGGCGGTCAGCGATACCCCCCGCCTCGATCTTGAGCTGCTGCTGTGCCGGGTGCTCGGAAAAGAACGCAGTTACCTCTTTACCTGGCCCGATGCGGCCCTGGATGCGGCCCAGCAGGCCGCCCTGGAAGGTCTGCTGCAGCGGCGCCTGGCGGGCGAGCCGATCGCCTATATTACCGGCCAACAGGGGTTCTGGTCGCTGGATCTTGAGGTTAACTCCAGCACCCTGATCCCCCGTCCTGAAACCGAACTGCTGGTGGAGGTGGCGCTCTCCCTGCTGGCGGATCGAGCCGGGTCCCCCTGCCGGGTGGCCGACCTGGGTTCGGGGAGTGGCGCCATCGCCCTGGCCCTGGCCTGCGAGCGCCCGGCCTGGAGTCTGGTCGGGGTCGACCGGGTGGCCGAGGCGGTGGCACTGGCCAACAACAATGCCGAGCGCCTGCGGCTGCCCAATGCCTGCTTTGTGCAGGGGAACTGGTGTTCCGGCCTGGCGCTGCCCGCCTTCGACCTGGTCGTCAGTAATCCACCCTATATCGATGCCGCTGACCCCCATCTGGGGCAAGGGGATGTCCGCTTTGAGCCCCGCTCAGCGCTGGTGGCCGGGCAGCAGGGGTTGGCGGATATCCGCACCATCAGTGAGCAGGCCAGGGATTATCTCAGCCCCGGCGGCTGGCTGCTGTTTGAACACGGCTTCGAGCAGGGAGCCGCGGTGAGGGAGCTGATGCAGTCCCTCGGCTATGCTGAGGTGGCCACCCGCCAGGACCTGGCGGGCCTGGATCGGGTGACACTGGGGCGCTGGATGGAGAGGGGAGAAGCGGGAAAATGA
- a CDS encoding ABC transporter substrate-binding protein produces MITLRLSAIRTLLLGGILLLAGCAQLAALEGKNAAPPEVIDRSKVTPPPASRPVTSGRTATRATRPAPQKPQPATPVHRPPPAVAILVSADIDAMNEVATRVQKRLGSRASIHPLKGNALLAAELVDRLREGPPIQVVALGLLAAQASKSLPYPQVFAQVFNFAEYGLLREGRQGVSMLPPADQVFRFWRELSPGLRQVAVATGPNQQQLVKGLEQGAKKAGVSLQHIEVHSDKELIYALKQAEVVQGIWLLPDNRVLSRRVIRELMVFAVKNGKQLAVFSEPLLEGGALLSFSATSEDITERILDRLELLRHETGLPSELIPLKGAEIRINPVVASRLGVRIPASLKSHTLVQPAHEP; encoded by the coding sequence TTGATCACATTAAGACTCTCGGCAATCCGAACCTTGCTGCTCGGCGGCATTTTGTTGCTGGCTGGCTGTGCGCAGTTGGCGGCGCTGGAGGGTAAGAATGCTGCTCCGCCGGAGGTGATTGACCGCAGTAAGGTGACCCCGCCCCCGGCAAGCCGCCCGGTTACTTCCGGTCGCACCGCCACCCGAGCGACCCGGCCCGCCCCCCAAAAGCCTCAGCCGGCCACACCGGTACACCGCCCACCGCCCGCAGTGGCGATTCTGGTGAGCGCCGATATCGACGCCATGAACGAAGTCGCTACCCGCGTGCAAAAACGGCTCGGAAGTCGTGCCAGCATCCACCCGCTGAAGGGCAATGCCCTGTTGGCGGCGGAGCTGGTTGACCGTCTTAGGGAGGGCCCCCCGATACAGGTTGTGGCCCTCGGACTGCTGGCGGCCCAGGCGAGCAAGTCGCTTCCCTATCCACAGGTGTTTGCTCAGGTGTTCAACTTTGCCGAGTATGGACTGCTGCGAGAGGGACGCCAGGGGGTAAGTATGTTGCCTCCCGCTGACCAGGTATTCCGTTTCTGGCGGGAGCTGAGCCCCGGTCTGCGCCAGGTCGCAGTGGCCACGGGGCCTAATCAGCAGCAGCTGGTAAAGGGGCTGGAGCAGGGGGCCAAAAAGGCCGGTGTCAGCCTGCAGCACATTGAGGTGCATTCCGATAAAGAGCTGATCTACGCGCTCAAGCAGGCCGAGGTGGTACAGGGGATCTGGCTGTTGCCCGACAACCGCGTACTGAGCCGGCGGGTGATTCGCGAGCTGATGGTGTTTGCGGTCAAAAACGGCAAGCAGCTGGCGGTTTTTTCCGAGCCCTTGCTTGAGGGTGGGGCGCTGCTCAGCTTTTCCGCTACGTCTGAGGATATCACCGAACGCATCCTGGATCGGCTCGAACTGCTGCGTCACGAAACCGGTCTGCCCAGCGAGTTGATTCCTCTCAAAGGCGCCGAGATCCGAATCAACCCCGTAGTGGCGTCGCGCCTGGGTGTTCGCATACCGGCATCGCTCAAGTCCCATACCCTGGTCCAGCCAGCCCATGAACCCTAA
- the ispE gene encoding 4-(cytidine 5'-diphospho)-2-C-methyl-D-erythritol kinase, with protein sequence MSRELNHLPAPAKINLFLHITGRRADGYHELQTLFQFLDLGDRLSFRTTPKDSRILLSPELPGVPAEQNLIVRAARLLQQATGTRQGAVIQLQKRLPMGGGLGGGSSDAATTLIALNRLWDTELPLPELAALALQLGADVPVFVRGFAAWAEGVGEKLQPASPPTPWYLLLLPGCEVATAAVFGHPDLTRNSPPVQWQDYAEGRCGNDCEALVRRLYPEIERGLSWLKGLGRGAMSGTGASLFCPFESEEEAQRALEQRPEGMEGFVCRGHNRSPLHQHLQIQTETL encoded by the coding sequence ATGTCCCGAGAACTGAACCACCTGCCCGCACCGGCCAAGATCAACCTTTTCCTGCACATCACCGGTCGCCGCGCGGACGGCTACCACGAGCTGCAGACCCTGTTCCAGTTTCTTGACCTGGGGGACCGCCTGAGTTTCAGGACCACCCCCAAAGACTCCCGCATCCTGCTGAGCCCGGAGCTACCCGGCGTTCCAGCCGAGCAGAACCTGATCGTGCGCGCCGCCCGGCTTCTTCAACAGGCCACCGGAACCCGCCAGGGCGCCGTGATCCAGCTACAGAAACGTCTGCCCATGGGGGGCGGACTGGGGGGCGGTAGCTCCGACGCCGCCACCACACTGATCGCCCTCAACCGGCTGTGGGATACCGAGCTGCCCCTCCCCGAGCTGGCCGCCCTGGCACTGCAGCTGGGAGCCGACGTACCGGTGTTTGTGCGCGGCTTCGCCGCCTGGGCCGAGGGGGTCGGCGAAAAGCTCCAGCCCGCCAGCCCACCCACCCCCTGGTACCTGCTACTGCTGCCGGGCTGCGAGGTCGCAACCGCCGCCGTGTTTGGCCACCCGGACCTGACCCGCAACAGCCCCCCTGTGCAGTGGCAGGACTACGCCGAGGGGCGTTGCGGTAACGACTGTGAAGCCCTGGTCCGCCGCCTCTACCCCGAGATTGAACGGGGCCTCAGCTGGCTTAAGGGCCTTGGGCGTGGCGCCATGTCCGGCACCGGTGCCAGCCTCTTCTGCCCCTTTGAGAGCGAGGAGGAGGCTCAACGGGCGCTTGAGCAACGGCCAGAGGGGATGGAGGGGTTCGTCTGCCGGGGTCACAACCGCTCACCACTCCACCAGCACTTGCAAATACAAACCGAAACCCTTTAA
- a CDS encoding HesA/MoeB/ThiF family protein: protein MMNDEQLLRYSRQIMMPEVEIAGQERLLASRVLVIGLGGLGCPVAIYLAAAGVGELVLVDDDRVELTNLQRQIAHFETDIGRSKVESAAATLAQVNSGVRVTTRHERLDEGALAEAVAGVDLVVDATDNFATRFAINRACVAHQKPLVSGAAIGLSGQISVFDVRHQDSPCYRCLYREEGTEEQSCARNGVLAPVVGMIGTMQALEAIKVLAGIGTPLQGRLLMLDAAAGSWRELKLRRDPACPCCGSR from the coding sequence ATGATGAACGACGAGCAGTTGCTGCGTTACAGCCGGCAGATCATGATGCCGGAGGTCGAGATCGCCGGCCAGGAGCGCCTGCTCGCGAGCCGCGTCCTGGTGATCGGGCTGGGGGGCTTGGGTTGCCCGGTGGCGATCTACCTGGCCGCCGCGGGGGTGGGGGAGCTGGTGCTGGTCGATGATGATCGGGTAGAGCTGACCAACCTGCAGCGCCAGATTGCCCATTTTGAAACCGATATCGGCCGTTCCAAAGTGGAGTCGGCCGCGGCCACCCTGGCCCAGGTCAACTCCGGGGTGCGGGTGACCACCCGCCATGAGCGCCTCGATGAGGGCGCTTTGGCTGAGGCGGTGGCCGGGGTCGACCTGGTGGTGGACGCCACCGATAATTTTGCAACCCGCTTTGCCATCAACCGGGCCTGTGTCGCCCATCAAAAGCCGCTGGTATCCGGGGCGGCCATCGGCCTGTCGGGGCAGATCTCGGTATTTGATGTTCGCCATCAGGACTCCCCCTGCTACCGTTGCCTCTATCGCGAGGAGGGGACGGAAGAGCAGAGTTGCGCCCGTAACGGCGTGCTCGCTCCGGTGGTTGGGATGATCGGCACCATGCAGGCGCTGGAGGCAATCAAGGTGCTGGCGGGTATAGGTACCCCCCTGCAGGGGCGTTTGCTGATGCTGGATGCCGCAGCGGGGAGCTGGCGCGAACTCAAGCTGCGTCGTGACCCCGCCTGCCCCTGCTGTGGTTCTCGCTGA
- the hemA gene encoding glutamyl-tRNA reductase has translation MGFLAIGINHKTASIEVRERVSFAPEQMVEALGQARQLAPVSEVAILSTCNRTELYCSTRENDHQAVIQWLANYHSLNAEELERCSYVHRDSEAVRHMMRVASGLDSMVLGEPQILGQLKSSFAVAREANSIGAELGRLFQTTFSMAKRVRTHTTIGENPVSVAYAAVSLGKQIFADMSRSNALLVGAGETIELVARHLREAGVQRIVVANRTLERAKRLAQEFDAHAILLSDIPEHLVDSDIVIASTASQLPILGKGAVERALKRRKHRPIFMVDIAVPRDIEPEVGELSDVYLYTVDDLREVVEENQKTRQKAAESAEQMVQEGVQEFEIRQRELDGVEVLKAYRQQAEQIKQSELEKALKQLERGESAEAVLTQLARSLTNKMVHAPSIQIKKASAEGRKELVEWTQQLFQLDPQD, from the coding sequence ATGGGTTTTCTAGCGATAGGCATTAATCACAAGACGGCATCCATCGAGGTCAGGGAGCGGGTCTCCTTTGCGCCCGAGCAGATGGTTGAGGCTCTGGGGCAAGCACGGCAGCTGGCACCGGTGTCGGAGGTTGCGATCCTCTCAACCTGCAATCGCACTGAACTCTATTGCAGCACTCGCGAAAATGACCATCAGGCGGTCATCCAGTGGTTGGCCAACTATCACAGCCTGAATGCTGAAGAGCTGGAGCGCTGCAGCTACGTTCATCGCGATTCTGAGGCCGTGCGGCACATGATGCGGGTGGCCAGCGGGCTCGACTCCATGGTGCTGGGGGAGCCGCAGATCCTCGGGCAGCTGAAATCCAGTTTTGCCGTTGCCCGCGAAGCCAACAGCATTGGTGCCGAACTGGGGCGTCTGTTCCAGACTACCTTTTCCATGGCCAAGCGGGTGCGTACCCACACTACCATCGGTGAGAACCCGGTGTCGGTCGCTTATGCTGCGGTAAGCCTGGGCAAGCAGATCTTTGCCGATATGTCCCGCAGCAACGCCTTGCTGGTGGGGGCGGGGGAAACCATCGAGCTGGTTGCCCGCCACCTGCGCGAAGCGGGGGTGCAACGTATCGTAGTCGCCAACCGGACCCTGGAGCGGGCCAAACGCCTGGCCCAGGAGTTTGATGCCCACGCCATCCTGTTGTCGGATATTCCCGAGCACCTGGTGGACTCCGATATCGTCATCGCCTCCACCGCCAGCCAGCTGCCGATCCTCGGAAAGGGGGCGGTTGAACGGGCCCTGAAACGGCGTAAACACCGGCCGATCTTCATGGTCGATATCGCGGTACCCCGGGATATCGAACCCGAAGTGGGTGAGCTGTCGGATGTCTACCTCTATACGGTGGACGATCTGCGCGAGGTGGTGGAGGAGAACCAGAAAACCCGCCAGAAGGCTGCCGAGTCCGCCGAGCAGATGGTGCAGGAGGGAGTGCAGGAGTTTGAAATCCGCCAGCGTGAGCTCGATGGTGTCGAGGTGCTCAAGGCCTATCGCCAGCAGGCCGAACAGATCAAACAGAGCGAGTTGGAAAAGGCGCTCAAACAGCTTGAGAGGGGCGAGTCGGCCGAAGCGGTGTTGACACAGTTGGCGCGTTCGCTGACCAACAAGATGGTCCACGCACCCAGCATCCAGATCAAGAAAGCCAGCGCCGAAGGGCGCAAGGAGCTGGTGGAATGGACCCAACAGCTGTTCCAGTTAGACCCCCAGGACTAA
- the lolB gene encoding lipoprotein insertase outer membrane protein LolB: protein MRLLPLLLLLLLSACSTLPPPPQVVPDALREQHWRSHQLRMHALTQWQLSGKLGIRTQPKSASVHLNWEQHSVHYRIRIASVIGQTLALLQGSPEGLALSTADDETRYSGSAEELLLEELGWELPVSNLYYWIRGIPAPGSSAHTLNGQGLLESLQQGDWSLHFSRYQQVGNWQLPGRLVAEGPAARLTFIINDWNPGS from the coding sequence ATGCGCCTGCTCCCCCTTCTATTACTGCTCCTGCTCAGCGCCTGCAGCACCCTGCCGCCGCCTCCCCAGGTCGTGCCCGACGCCCTGCGGGAGCAACATTGGCGATCGCACCAGTTGCGTATGCACGCCCTGACCCAGTGGCAGTTGTCCGGGAAATTGGGGATCCGCACCCAACCCAAAAGCGCGTCGGTTCACCTTAACTGGGAGCAGCACAGCGTCCACTACCGTATCCGCATCGCTTCGGTGATCGGCCAGACCCTGGCCCTGCTGCAGGGCTCTCCCGAGGGCCTTGCCCTCAGCACCGCCGACGACGAAACCCGATACTCCGGCTCCGCCGAGGAGCTGTTGCTGGAGGAGCTGGGATGGGAACTGCCGGTATCCAACCTCTACTACTGGATCCGGGGGATTCCCGCCCCCGGCAGCAGCGCGCACACACTCAACGGCCAGGGATTGCTGGAAAGCCTTCAACAGGGTGACTGGTCCCTGCACTTCAGCCGTTACCAACAGGTTGGCAACTGGCAGCTGCCCGGGCGACTGGTGGCCGAGGGACCCGCAGCCCGACTCACCTTTATCATTAACGACTGGAATCCCGGCAGTTAA
- the prfA gene encoding peptide chain release factor 1, giving the protein MKASIASKLEGLRDRYEELAALMSDPEVITNQEKFRNFSKEYAELEPVVECFARFTQAAEDLEEAQLLLDDGDDEMREMAQEEIASSKARCAELEVELQKLLLPRDPNDTHNTFLEIRAGTGGDEAAIFAGDLFRMYSRYAERRRWKVEVISANEGEHGGYREIISRIVGSDVYGRLKFESGAHRVQRVPETESQGRIHTSACTVAVMPEPEEADAIEINKNDLRIDTFRASGAGGQHVNKTDSAIRLTHLPTGIVVECQDERSQHKNRAKAMALLAARINSAADEVARKEVADQRRSLVGSGDRSERIRTYNYPQGRVTDHRINLTLYKLPEIMEGDVDPVIEALLQEHQMDLLATLSE; this is encoded by the coding sequence ATGAAAGCATCCATAGCCAGCAAGCTTGAAGGCTTGCGTGACCGTTACGAAGAGTTGGCCGCTCTCATGTCTGACCCTGAGGTGATTACCAATCAGGAGAAATTCCGCAACTTCTCGAAGGAGTACGCCGAGCTTGAGCCGGTAGTGGAGTGTTTCGCCCGCTTTACCCAGGCCGCCGAAGACCTTGAGGAGGCCCAGCTACTGCTGGATGATGGCGACGATGAGATGCGGGAGATGGCCCAGGAGGAGATCGCCAGCAGCAAGGCGCGTTGTGCCGAGCTGGAGGTCGAATTGCAAAAGCTGCTGTTGCCCAGGGACCCCAACGACACCCACAATACCTTCCTCGAAATCCGTGCCGGTACCGGTGGCGATGAGGCGGCGATCTTTGCTGGCGACCTGTTCCGCATGTACTCCCGCTATGCCGAGCGCCGCCGCTGGAAGGTGGAGGTGATCAGCGCCAACGAGGGTGAGCACGGAGGCTACCGTGAAATCATCAGTCGCATCGTTGGCAGTGATGTCTACGGTCGCCTCAAATTTGAGTCCGGTGCCCACCGGGTACAGCGGGTTCCGGAAACCGAGTCCCAGGGGCGCATCCACACCTCGGCCTGTACGGTTGCGGTGATGCCTGAGCCGGAAGAGGCCGATGCCATCGAGATCAACAAGAACGACCTGCGTATTGACACCTTCCGCGCCTCCGGTGCCGGTGGACAGCACGTCAACAAAACCGATTCGGCGATCCGCCTGACCCACTTGCCCACTGGCATCGTGGTGGAGTGCCAGGATGAACGCTCGCAGCACAAGAACCGCGCCAAGGCGATGGCGCTGCTGGCGGCCCGCATCAACAGCGCCGCCGATGAGGTAGCGCGCAAGGAGGTGGCGGACCAGCGCCGCAGCCTGGTGGGCAGTGGCGATCGCTCCGAGCGGATTCGCACCTACAACTACCCCCAGGGGCGGGTCACTGACCACCGCATTAACCTGACCCTGTATAAACTTCCGGAGATCATGGAGGGGGATGTTGACCCGGTGATCGAAGCCCTGCTGCAGGAGCACCAGATGGACCTGCTGGCGACCCTCTCCGAGTGA